A genomic region of Caloenas nicobarica isolate bCalNic1 chromosome 9, bCalNic1.hap1, whole genome shotgun sequence contains the following coding sequences:
- the TMEM208 gene encoding transmembrane protein 208 has protein sequence MAPKGKAGTKGKKQIFEENRETLRFYFRIILGASAVYAVVNLVIFYPAASAWTWLAFVFSSVVYGTSYRTMNSMAKPSFTDDGSLADGGIDLNMEQGMAEHLKDVILLTAMVQVLSCFSLYVWYFWLLAPGRALYLLWVNILGPWFTAESSPTSQEPNEKKQRRQERRQMKRF, from the exons ATGGCG CCCAAGGGGAAGGCGGGCACCAAAGGCAAGAAGCAAATCTTCGAGGAGAACCGGGAGACACTGCGCTTCTACTTCCGCATCATCCTGGGGGCCTCC GCTGTCTACGCCGTGGTGAACCTGGTGATCTTCTACCCCGCCGCCTCTGCCTGGACGTGG CTGGCGTTCGTCTTCAGCTCGGTGGTCTACGGCACCAGCTACCGGACTATGAACTCCATGGCAAAGCCGTCTTTCACAGATGATGGCAGCCTTGCCGACGGGGGAATTGACCTGAATATGGAGCAGGGGATGGCAGA gcacCTCAAGGATGTGATCCTGCTGACAGCCATGGTCCAAGTGCTGAGCTGCTTCTCGCTCTACGTCTGGTACTTCTGGCTCTTG GCTCCGGGGCGCGCACTCTACCTCCTGTGGGTGAACATCCTGGGGCCCTGGTTTACAGCTGAGTCTTCGCCCACCAGTCAAGAACCAAACGAGAAGAAGCAACGCCGACAGGAACGCCGCCAGATGAAGCGCTTCTAG